A region from the Prionailurus viverrinus isolate Anna chromosome E2, UM_Priviv_1.0, whole genome shotgun sequence genome encodes:
- the CTRL gene encoding chymotrypsin-like protease CTRL-1 isoform X3, which yields MAVTLVSVTSIQGCGIPAIKPVLSFSQRIVNGENAVPGSWPWQVSLQDSSGFHFCGGSLISQSWVVTAAHCKVIPGRHFVVLGEYDRSSNAEPLQVLSISKAITHPFWNPTTLNNDLTLLKLASPAQYTKRITPVCLASPNEALPAGLTCATTGWGRLSGVGNVTPARLQQVALPLVTVSQCRQYWGSRITDSMICAGGSGASSCQGDSGGPLVCQKGNTWVLIGVVSWGTSNCNVHKPAIYTRVSKFSTWINQIIAYN from the exons ATGGCCGTCACCCTTGTATCTGTAACCTCCATCCAAG GCTGCGGCATTCCTGCCATCAAGCCGGTACTGAGCTTCAGCCAGAGGATTGTCAACGGGGAGAATGCAGTGCCAGGTTCCTGGCCCTGGCAGGTGTCCCTGCAG GATAGCAGTGGCTTCCACTTTTGCGGTGGTTCCCTCATCAGCCAGTCCTGGGTGGTCACTGCTGCCCATTGCAAAGTCAT CCCTGGCCGCCACTTTGTTGTCCTGGGCGAATATGACCGATCATCCAATGCTGAGCCTTTGCAGGTTCTGTCCATCTCAAAG GCCATCACGCACCCTTTCTGGAACCCTACCACCCTAAACAATGACCTGACACTACTGAAGCTCGCCTCCCCAGCCCAGTACACAAAACGAATCACACCAGTCTGCCTGGCTTCTCCAAATGAGGCACTGCCTGCAGGCCTCACGTGTGCCACCACTGGCTGGGGACGCCTCAGCGGCGTGG GCAATGTGACCCCAGCACGCCTGCAGCAGGTGGCTTTGCCCCTGGTCACTGTGAGTCAGTGCAGGCAGTACTGGGGCTCACGTATCACTGACTCCATGATCTGTGCAGGCGGCTCAGGGGCCTCCTCGTGCCAG ggAGACTCTGGAGGGCCTCTTGTCTGCCAGAAAGGGAACACGTGGGTGCTTATTGGCGTTGTCTCCTGGGGCACCAGCAACTGCAACGTGCACAAGCCTGCCATATACACTCGGGTTAGCAAGTTCAGCACCTGGATCAACCAGATCATAGCCTACAACTGA
- the LCAT gene encoding phosphatidylcholine-sterol acyltransferase — MGPSGFPWQWGLLLLGLLLPSATPFWLFNVLFPPHTTPKAELSNHTRPVILVPGCLGNQLEAKLDKPDVVNWMCYRKTEDFFTIWLDLNMFLPLGVDCWIDNTRVVYNRSSGRVSNAPGVQIRVPGFGKTYSVEYLDNNKLAGYMHTLVQNLVNNGYVRDETVRAAPYDWRLEPSQQEEYYRKLAGLVEEMHAAYGKPVFLIGHSLGCLHLLYFLLRQPQAWKDRFIDGFISLGAPWGGSIKPMLVLASGDNQGIPIVSSIKLREEQRITTTSPWMFPSREVWPEDHVFISTPSFNYTGRDFQRFFADLHFEEGWYMWLQSRDLLAGLPAPGVEVYCLYGVGLPTPNTYIFDHGFPYTDPVGVLYEDGDDTVATRSTELCARWQSRQPQPVHLLPLHGTQHLNMVFSNQTLEHINAILLGAYRHRTPAPPAASPGPRPPE; from the exons ATGGGGCCGTCGGGCTTCCCATGGCAATGGGGGCTcctgctgctggggctgctgctcCCCTCTGCCACCCCCTTCTGGCTTTTCAATGTGCTCTTCCCCCCGCATACCACGCCCAAGGCTGAGCTCAGTAACCACACACGGCCCGTCATCCTCG TGCCTGGCTGCCTGGGGAATCAACTGGAAGCCAAGCTGGATAAACCAGATGTGGTGAACTGGATGTGCTACCGCAAGACAGAGGACTTCTTCACCATCTGGCTGGATCTCAATATGTTCCTACCCCTTGGAGTGGACTGCTGGATAGATAACACCAG GGTTGTCTACAACCGCAGCTCTGGGCGCGTGTCCAATGCCCCTGGTGTACAGATCCGTGTCCCTGGCTTTGGGAAGACCTACTCTGTTGAGTACCTGGACAACAACAAGCTGGCAG GTTACATGCACACACTAGTGCAGAATCTGGTCAACAACGGGTATGTGCGCGATGAGACAGTGAGGGCCGCCCCCTACGACTGGCGGCTGGAGCCGA GCCAGCAGGAGGAATACTACCGGAAGCTTGCTGGGCTGGTGGAGGAGATGCATGCTGCCTATGGAAAGCCTGTCTTCCTCATTGGTCATAGCCTTGGTTGCCTACACTTGCTCTATTTCTTGCTGCGCCAGCCCCAGGCCTGGAAGGACCGCTTCATTGATGGATTCATCTCTCTTGGGGCTCCTTGGGGGGGCTCCATCAAGCCCATGCTGGTCTTGGCTTCAG GTGACAACCAGGGCATCCCGATCGTGTCCAGCATCAAGCTGAGAGAGGAACAGCGCATAACAACGACCTCCCCTTGGATGTTTCCTTCCAGAGAGGTATGGCCTGAAGACCATGTGTTCATTTCCACGCCCAGCTTCAACTACACAGGCCGTGACTTCCAGCGCTTCTTTGCAGACTTGCACTTTGAGGAAGGCTGGTACATGTGGCTACAGTCACGTGACCTACTGGCAGGCCTCCCAGCACCTGGAGTGGAAGTATACTGTCTGTATGGCGTGGGCCTGCCCACACCCAACACCTACATCTTTGACCACGGCTTCCCCTACACAGACCCCGTGGGGGTACTCTATGAGGACGGTGACGACACCGTGGCCACACGCAGCACTGAGCTCTGTGCCCGCTGGCAGAGCCGCCAGCCACAGCCTGTGCATCTGCTGCCTCTGCATGGGACACAGCACCTCAACATGGTCTTCAGCAACCAGACGTTGGAGCACATCAATGCCATCCTGCTGGGTGCCTACCGACATCGTACCCCTGCACCCCCAGCTGCCAGCCCAGGGCCCCGACCCCCTGAATAA
- the PSMB10 gene encoding proteasome subunit beta type-10: protein MLKPALEPQGGFSFENCQRNLSLERVLPGFRSPQAHKTGTTIAGLVFRDGVLLGADTRATRDSVVMDKSCEKIHFIAPKIYCCGAGVAADAEMTTRMAASNMELHALSTGREPRVVTVTRVLRQTLFRYRGYVGASLIVGGVDLTGPQLYSVHPHGSYSRLLFTALGSGQDAALAVLEDRFQPNMGLEAAQELLVEAITAGILGDLGSGGSVNACVIMGTGAKLLRTLSSPTRPLKRPSQYRFAPGTTAVLSQTVKPLTLELLEETVQAMEVE, encoded by the exons ATGCTGAAGCCAGCGCTAGAGCCCCAAGGGGGCTTCTCTTTTGAGAACTGCCAGAG AAACTTATCCTTAGAACGCGTCCTCCCGGGGTTCCGGAGCCCTCAAGCACACAAGACTGGTACCACCATCGCGGGCCTTGTGTTCCGA gacgGAGTCCTCCTGGGCGCGGATACGCGGGCCACCAGAGATTCCGTAGTGATGGACAAAAGCTGTGAGAAGATCCACTTCATCGCCCCCAAAATCTA CTGCTGTGGGGCTGGAGTAGCCGCGGACGCCGAGATGACCACGCGAATGGCGGCGTCCAACATGGAGCTACACGCCCTGTCCACGGGCCGCGAGCCCCGCGTGGTCACGGTCACGCGCGTTCTGCGCCAAACGCTCTTCCG GTACCGGGGCTACGTGGGCGCGTCGCTGATAGTGGGCGGAGTAGACCTGACCGGACCGCAACTCTACAGCGTGCACCCCCACGGCTCCTACAGCCGTCTGCTCTTCACAGCCCTGG GTTCGGGCCAGGACGCAGCCCTGGCGGTACTGGAGGATCGGTTCCAGCCCAACATGGGG CTGGAGGCCGCGCAGGAGCTGCTAGTGGAAGCCATCACTGCAGGGATCCTAGGTGACCTGGGCTCTGGGGGCAGTGTGAATGCATGTGTGATAATGGGGACTGGCGCCAAGCTTCTGCGAACATTGAGCTCACCCACAAGGCCCTTAAAAAG gcCTAGCCAGTACCGCTTTGCCCCTGGGACCACAGCTGTCCTGTCCCAGACAGTGAAGCCACTGACCCTGGAGCTGCTGGAAGAAACTGTGCAGGCCATGGAAGTGGAGTGA
- the CTRL gene encoding chymotrypsin-like protease CTRL-1 isoform X2 codes for MLLLSLTLSLGLLGSSWGCGIPAIKPVLSFSQRIVNGENAVPGSWPWQVSLQDSSGFHFCGGSLISQSWVVTAAHCKVIPGRHFVVLGEYDRSSNAEPLQVLSISKAITHPFWNPTTLNNDLTLLKLASPAQYTKRITPVCLASPNEALPAGLTCATTGWGRLSGVGNVTPARLQQVALPLVTVSQCRQYWGSRITDSMICAGGSGASSCQGDSGGPLVCQKGNTWVLIGVVSWGTSNCNVHKPAIYTRVSKFSTWINQIIAYN; via the exons ATGCTGCTGCTCAGCCTGACCCTTAGCCTGGGCCTCCTTGGCTCCTCCTGGG GCTGCGGCATTCCTGCCATCAAGCCGGTACTGAGCTTCAGCCAGAGGATTGTCAACGGGGAGAATGCAGTGCCAGGTTCCTGGCCCTGGCAGGTGTCCCTGCAG GATAGCAGTGGCTTCCACTTTTGCGGTGGTTCCCTCATCAGCCAGTCCTGGGTGGTCACTGCTGCCCATTGCAAAGTCAT CCCTGGCCGCCACTTTGTTGTCCTGGGCGAATATGACCGATCATCCAATGCTGAGCCTTTGCAGGTTCTGTCCATCTCAAAG GCCATCACGCACCCTTTCTGGAACCCTACCACCCTAAACAATGACCTGACACTACTGAAGCTCGCCTCCCCAGCCCAGTACACAAAACGAATCACACCAGTCTGCCTGGCTTCTCCAAATGAGGCACTGCCTGCAGGCCTCACGTGTGCCACCACTGGCTGGGGACGCCTCAGCGGCGTGG GCAATGTGACCCCAGCACGCCTGCAGCAGGTGGCTTTGCCCCTGGTCACTGTGAGTCAGTGCAGGCAGTACTGGGGCTCACGTATCACTGACTCCATGATCTGTGCAGGCGGCTCAGGGGCCTCCTCGTGCCAG ggAGACTCTGGAGGGCCTCTTGTCTGCCAGAAAGGGAACACGTGGGTGCTTATTGGCGTTGTCTCCTGGGGCACCAGCAACTGCAACGTGCACAAGCCTGCCATATACACTCGGGTTAGCAAGTTCAGCACCTGGATCAACCAGATCATAGCCTACAACTGA
- the CTRL gene encoding chymotrypsin-like protease CTRL-1 isoform X1, translating to MGCRHQELAHRSPKAWRLSEIDGRHPCICNLHPRAGCGIPAIKPVLSFSQRIVNGENAVPGSWPWQVSLQDSSGFHFCGGSLISQSWVVTAAHCKVIPGRHFVVLGEYDRSSNAEPLQVLSISKAITHPFWNPTTLNNDLTLLKLASPAQYTKRITPVCLASPNEALPAGLTCATTGWGRLSGVGNVTPARLQQVALPLVTVSQCRQYWGSRITDSMICAGGSGASSCQGDSGGPLVCQKGNTWVLIGVVSWGTSNCNVHKPAIYTRVSKFSTWINQIIAYN from the exons ATGGGCTGCAGACACCAAGAGCTTGCCCACAGAAGCCCCAAGGCCTGGAGGCTGTCAGAGATTGATGGCCGTCACCCTTGTATCTGTAACCTCCATCCAAG AGCAGGCTGCGGCATTCCTGCCATCAAGCCGGTACTGAGCTTCAGCCAGAGGATTGTCAACGGGGAGAATGCAGTGCCAGGTTCCTGGCCCTGGCAGGTGTCCCTGCAG GATAGCAGTGGCTTCCACTTTTGCGGTGGTTCCCTCATCAGCCAGTCCTGGGTGGTCACTGCTGCCCATTGCAAAGTCAT CCCTGGCCGCCACTTTGTTGTCCTGGGCGAATATGACCGATCATCCAATGCTGAGCCTTTGCAGGTTCTGTCCATCTCAAAG GCCATCACGCACCCTTTCTGGAACCCTACCACCCTAAACAATGACCTGACACTACTGAAGCTCGCCTCCCCAGCCCAGTACACAAAACGAATCACACCAGTCTGCCTGGCTTCTCCAAATGAGGCACTGCCTGCAGGCCTCACGTGTGCCACCACTGGCTGGGGACGCCTCAGCGGCGTGG GCAATGTGACCCCAGCACGCCTGCAGCAGGTGGCTTTGCCCCTGGTCACTGTGAGTCAGTGCAGGCAGTACTGGGGCTCACGTATCACTGACTCCATGATCTGTGCAGGCGGCTCAGGGGCCTCCTCGTGCCAG ggAGACTCTGGAGGGCCTCTTGTCTGCCAGAAAGGGAACACGTGGGTGCTTATTGGCGTTGTCTCCTGGGGCACCAGCAACTGCAACGTGCACAAGCCTGCCATATACACTCGGGTTAGCAAGTTCAGCACCTGGATCAACCAGATCATAGCCTACAACTGA